CGCGGGTGTTGTTGCGCTGCTGCAGCCATCGGGTCAACGGGCGCGGCGGCAGCGCGGGGATCGACCACCAGCCGGACCCGGACAGCACCAGGTCGACCTGACCGGCCAGCCGCTCGGCGGTCTGCGTGCGCAGCAGCTCCCAGCACACCGCCAGGCCGATCGTGTTCTCCCCGGCGGGGATCCGACCCGGATCGCCGCCGCCGATGTACAGCGAGCTCTCCCACATCGTCGGGATGTCCTTGTCGTGCCGCCCGAGGATGTCACCGTCGGGGCCGGCCAGGAAGAAGGCGTTGCGGACGTGTCCGTCTGCGTCGCGCACGAGGCTCGAACCTCCGACGTGGACGCCGTGTGCACGGGCCAGATCCCGCAGCAGACGGGTGGGCGCTCCGTCCGCGGCCGGCGCGCTCTGGGCCAGCTCCGGCCGGTTCGCCACGCCCGTGGAGAAGAACTCCGGCAGCACGATCCACTCGGCGCCCTCGCGGACAGCCTGTTCCACCAGGCCCGAGCACATCGTCAGGTTCGCGTCGATGTTGCCGACCTCGGCCTCGATCTGAAGCGCAGCGACGCGCGTCGATCTCGTCATCTCGAAATCCAATCGTTCGCACAAATTCTGAACCCGACTGCAAATCTGAGTCTGACTCTAAAATTGTTGGGAGGCGGGCGCAAGAGGCATTCGAAAGGAATCGGACGTAACCGATGTTGCGGACGCGGCGGGTAGCGTCCCGTCGATGGCTAGCGAACCGAAATCGTCGTTGGGGGGATGCCTACAACGATCGGATTCTCAGCGCACGCGAAACCGGTTGGGTCGGGAACGAGTCGCTGCTCTCCCCGCGTGGACAAGGGTTCTCCTCGACCGAGACGGGGCGCGAGAAGCGTCGCATGTGGACTGGGCGCTTCGCCCGTTCGATTCAGGCGGAGCCGACACCGTCCTCGAGCCGGCGGCCGACGGTGCAGCTCCCCTGGTGTTGACGACGCATACACCGGTGGACAGCGACCATATTTTCACCGTCACGGTCGCGGCGGGCGACCCGGCGGTGAGGTTGGCATCGATTCCCGATGGTGGATGCGATGCCTGCGACAGCAGACGATCAGGCCTCCTGCGCCGCCTTCTCCGCGGCCTGCGCCTGCGCGACCTGCTCGGGGGTGAAGCGCACGAACAGTGCGGCGACTGCCGCGAGCGCGGCGAGGATCGCGCAGCCCAGCAGCGCGAACGTGTAGCCCTCGCTCAGCGCCGAGAGCTGCTCCGGCGTCATGCGTGCGGCGGCGACACCCGAGACACCGCCGAGCGACAGCGTCTTCGACGTGGCCATCGCACCGACGATCGCGAGGCCGACCGGGCCGAACAGGGTCTGAGCAACCTGGGCGATCGCGGCCAGCGGGCCGATCTCGTGCTGCCCGACGCCGGCGATGGCGCACAGCGGCAGTGGCACCACCGCGAGGCCGACGCCGAAGCCGACCGCAACGACCAGCATGAACAGGTTCCCGCCGTACGTCGCAGATGAATCGAGTGTGGACCCGTACAGGAGGCCGGCGGTCGTCAGGATGGTGCCGGCCACGACGAGCCAGCGCGCCTGCACCTTGACCGCCAGCTTGGACGCGACGAACGCGGCGCCGCCGAGACCGAACGCGAACGGCACGAAGGCCATGCCCGCGCGCAGCGGGGTATAGCCGAGGATGTCCTGGACGAACAGTGCAACGAACGGCGCCAGCGAGAACATCACCATGCCGACGAGTGCGATAGCGATGAACGTCGCAACGCGGCTGCGGTCACGGAACAGCGAGAACGGCAACAGTGGGTTCTCGGCG
This genomic stretch from Prescottella soli harbors:
- a CDS encoding carbon-nitrogen hydrolase family protein — protein: MTRSTRVAALQIEAEVGNIDANLTMCSGLVEQAVREGAEWIVLPEFFSTGVANRPELAQSAPAADGAPTRLLRDLARAHGVHVGGSSLVRDADGHVRNAFFLAGPDGDILGRHDKDIPTMWESSLYIGGGDPGRIPAGENTIGLAVCWELLRTQTAERLAGQVDLVLSGSGWWSIPALPPRPLTRWLQQRNNTRAVAAPSVFATYCGAPVVHAAHSGPLNCPMPLLGMAYSGHYQGGASVTAADGTVLALRRRDEGPGLAVADVVLGRSAPRPLPDRFWLQKRGVLPALAWAYQNPYGRAQYARTRGHQAHRPEGALR
- a CDS encoding MFS transporter; the encoded protein is MQLMMVLDGTVASLALARIQEDLGLSDSGRNWVITSYALTYGGLMLLGGRLGDAFGRKRVFIGGVALFTVTSLLCGLAVNEATLVAARALQGVGAAIASPTALALVATTFAPGPVRNQAIAIFAAMTGVGSVTGLIIGGALTEVSWRWIFLINVPIGLVILLLAFGALAETGAERLKLDVQGAILATLGCTGVVFGFTEGPEMGWGSPLVLVGLIGGLVLLGAFLAVERRAENPLLPFSLFRDRSRVATFIAIALVGMVMFSLAPFVALFVQDILGYTPLRAGMAFVPFAFGLGGAAFVASKLAVKVQARWLVVAGTILTTAGLLYGSTLDSSATYGGNLFMLVVAVGFGVGLAVVPLPLCAIAGVGQHEIGPLAAIAQVAQTLFGPVGLAIVGAMATSKTLSLGGVSGVAAARMTPEQLSALSEGYTFALLGCAILAALAAVAALFVRFTPEQVAQAQAAEKAAQEA